Part of the Spea bombifrons isolate aSpeBom1 chromosome 3, aSpeBom1.2.pri, whole genome shotgun sequence genome, TGGACTAAAGATGGTAATAACAGTTTAATTCTTTCTGTACATTACTCTGCTCTAAGAATTTTGTGACTGACTTGCTGCCAATATGGGGTTTTATGATAAGAGCCTGGGGGTCTACATTGTAGGCATTCATCTGGTATTTGATATTTGCTGctatttaaaatgattatactaatgaataactttttttcccccatggtTTTTTATTCTAAACCTTAATAGTAAGTTCCCTTTAGAAGATGGTTCATAGAAGATAGTTGAAAGCAATATGGAAAACCCAATTTTATATGAAGTCTATCCTGCTGGCTGTAAAGAAGACATTTTAAGTCAACATAAGCAATTTACTCGTACAGCAATTTAAACAGTTgaatcaagttcaacctttgtTTTCTACCCCGTTATTTCTTAACATCCTCTATATTTACTTATCACGCAATTAGTATTTTGCCTTTAGGATTAACAGATCAGTAATAACTTTATCAAATCTTGTAGGAAATCTTGCAAGCACCTTGGGGCAACATAAAGGACCCATATTTGCATTGAAATGGAACAAGAAAGGAAACTTTATTCTGAGTGCAGGAGTAGATAAGGTAAGTTTGTGCCTTCCTGCCTTCTTAAATGTATGGGGGGTGGGGGATATATGGGTTAGACTGAGACATTATGTTTAAAATGGAATTATAAGAATtggtgtttgtctagtaaaaTGGGATGCAATGACAGACTTAAACATACAAAAAGCTACTTTATAGCTGCTACAATCAGATTGTGTAAATAGAAAATAGAAGATTTTGAAATAGAAAATGATATCACTAGAACTATTTTGAAGTgaaatattagtattttattttaaaggatgtGGGTTTTCCTTTAAATTTTCCCTTTAACAGACATCATTGTGCACATGTCCTTCCTGGTTAGAGAGCAAAATGTGTATTCAGTCATCCCTGAGAGGCTAATCAcctaaaatctttaaaatatttctgcGTGGTTATGTGAAAGCATGCTGGGCTACTTCTTCCCAAGTAAATAGTCATTTTGGCTAGTTGCTATTTATAACTGTAACATGCAGCTTGATTTAACagtatgtctaaaaaaaaaaaaaaaaacacactcgATTCATACATCACTCCCATTATGCCTGGTATATTTTGCTCCCATTTTTCCAGTATAATGTTGCAGAAATATCCAACGAAACTTGATTGTTAAAAtacttaagtttttttttgttgaatgttATTACTTGAAAGTATGCTTGCTAATTAAGACTCTGTTGAAATTACATTTACAGACTTTCCTGATTACATGGGTAGATGCTTTTTAGTTCAAGgtgaaaaaaaagtcataatttTCTCCTATGTTCTTTTTTCCCAGACAACAATTATTTGGGATGCACACACAGGAGAAGCAAAGCAGCAGTTTCCTTTCCATTCTGGTAAATATTATTGCCTTACATACTTAGTAACGATCTACATTTCCTTTAACATGGGTCTTTGTTTCAGTTGTAAATGAGTAGTCATTACACCCCTCCAATTAATGTGGAGGGGGGGACAAAATAAGTACCTCCCAGTGCCCTGAAATGCTCTGCAGAGCAGTTTGGCCCCTGCCATGACCTGTTAGCTTTCCTAGCAGGTAGGTGGCATTTTGATTGAATCCTGAAACCTGTTGCTCGCTCGAGGAGAATTCACTGGCGGCATCTGAGGCCCATGGGTGACACTTGACCGAGAAACAGTTTTCATTTTCCTTTAACAAGTAGCAAGAGTCGCCCCGTTTCCAAAACGGATTGATACAAATATTGTAGTATCTCTTCATGATTAACCATACGTATgtgtattgtatataaaatcaaatctTGTAATTGAGGCAGTTCCacatattctttattaaatagttaTGCCATACTACGTAATGCTATTCTTCTGATATGTCTTGAGTGTTTGGTAGATGCAAAGTATTTTAGATTATGTGCATGATGATGGttatgttgtgttttgttttgtttttattctttttacactaTGGTGTTTATGCGTCTCttaattttactattttatttttctttattttagcaCCAGCATTAGATGTGGACTGGCAAAGTAACAATACTTTTGCATCATGTAGTACAGATATGTGCATCCATGTCTGTAAGTTGCAGCAAGACAGGCCGATAAAAACATTCCAGGGACATACTGTGAGTACCATATTTAACTTGAAAGCTTAAGCTTTTTAGAATTCAGTCTCGGACTTCTGCGTTGGAGGTTGTTCCCTctctttaaattaaaagtaaaatgtaatgcCTGCATACTTGTTATATTGTAACTGGCTATTATATACCTTAGGCTAACTAGTATTATAATAATTGTTGAACATTTTTTCGGTTTGGCAAGTACAGAATATTTAGGACTAGATGTTGATGTTGGCATACCAAGAAATAACTTTCATATTTGTCTGCTGGCTCTGGACCTTAAAAcacacccaaaaagtatttcTCAACAGCAAACAATGCCCAATGTTGGCCAttagtgtgtatttttttttcttgtctacTAATGCTGCTGTGTTTCCAATGCTGGGTCACATATCCTGCAACTATTACCTcgattatatatgtaatattccAAAGTCTGCATGTTTATTGGCAGTTAAAGGAATACATTGAGAACACGACCATTGTCTTCCACTAAAGTTAATTTTTTACAGTTTAGTATATTCAATCCTTGTGTGACTTGACTAAAGTGACGAGCTAGGTAAGTGTCATGGACTAGATAAAGAGTGTGTGTACTATATATGTTTAATCTTTTGCAACATATTTGTTATGCAATGCAAACTAGCTTCAGTTTGGTGAAATGTATCATATTTCCACTCATTAAGTATGTCACTTGTGTCTTTCTCTCCAGAATGAAGTGAATGCAATAAAATGGGATCCTACTGGCAACCTTCTGGCGTCCTGTTCTGATGATAtgacattaaaggtatattgtAGAGACACGGGAACATAAATCAAGCTCTTTTGCATGTTGTTTGAATACCGTAGcagatgtttcattttattatttctttaagtTTAATCACACAAAATCAACAGAAGCATTCAAGTAGCCTTTTTCAATTTCTGTGGTAACAACAATATTCTGTTACATGAGAAAAATAGAAATGACATAAATTCGGGCAAAGGATTGGCTGTTCAACACCGATATTTTTAATGCTACGCTTTGTTAAATTCATCAGAGTGGGTTAAACAGCACAAATACTGTAGTACAATATTAAGAGTATACTTATTTGCAGTGTGGAACCCCTGCACATTTTCTGCCTTGCGTAAGGGATCATCTGTAAAGGTCTGGCACTGAATAACGAACTtggaaaacatttacttttgtttaagTGATGATTTATCAAGCAAGCTGTCTAGTTAGTGTCATTTCTGACATCCGCTtttgtgttagtatatgtgtcAACAATCATAGATCTGTCTTCATAAGAATAAGTCCTAACTTTCTTGTACTTACATAAAATATGGCACTGATGTCCTAAGACCCTTTTTAAAGATGTTTTCTGGTaattacctgtattttattacaGATCTGGAGTATGAAGCAAGACACTTGTGTTCATGATTTGCAAGCACACAACAAAGAGATTTATACCATTAAGTGGAGCCCCACTGGGCCGGGAACAAACAATCCAAACGCTAATCTGATGTTGGCAAGGTAAATCCTATTCTTTGTAAATGAAGTTGGTTTTCATTCTTTACACACCGACAAACGTGGCCAGCAAGGAATTGTGATGGTGAAGTACTCATTAacactaaatttttttttttagcttccgTGTCCACATAGGTATCAATTAGCTTAGTGTTCTGAATTTCAGTAAATAATATTCTtcaatatttttagttttagtgCAAATTTTAGTTTTCAGTTGCAGCTCATATGACATGCCTTTGACCTAGCCATGTGttgctgttttattgtatttatatatattttcttctcttaCAGTGCATCATTTGATTCTACAGTTAGATTGTGGGATGTGGATAGAGGAATCTGCATTCACACGCTGACCAAACATCAGGAGCCAGTGTACAGTGTAGCCTTTAGCCCTGATGGGCGATACCTGGCCAGTGGTTCCTTTGATAAATGTGTACACATCTGGAACACACAGGTATGTGCCAGCACTTTGTTGTTGGATCTGCACGCTAGCTATTCATACGTGAGTTAACAACGGGATAATGCTGAACTGGCTTTCAGATAATGGGAAAATCACATGTTATGGAATGGTCGTACTAGGATTGTAGTAGAATGCTATTTAGACATTGTgggcaaaaaaaatcacttttcaaGTTGTCAGTAgtctttattcattttcttatttgttttgtcacatttTAGACGGGTGCATTAGTTCACAGCTATCGGGGAACAGGGGGAATATTTGAGGTTTGTTGGAATGCAGCAGGGGACAAAGTTGGAGCAAGTGCGTCAGATGGTTCAGTAagtatgattttgtttttatatattatgccAGTATCTGCAAGTAACTATATATCtatgtaaatatgtacattCACATTTGTAGTTAGAACAGTGAATGTTTCAGTGTATGACTATATAGcaggacacaacaaagcaaGAGGTCAACACACACCCAGTAAATACTACTTAAATGCACCTATCTGAGACATAAATAtgggggattccgtcacactaaatggccatatattgcttagctttCCACTATGTCAAGGTACCCCGGTTTGGGAGAGTCCTATCTAATATTTCATGGTtatatttagggctgcaactaacgattattttaataatcgattagttggccgattattttttcgattaatcggataaaaaaaatgaatgtaaatttttcatttatttaaaataatttactaaacaaatgatgttaaatacaaacagcagaataaaaaaaactttgataatacatttcttgtctttatttcccaaccagccccccaatatatgcacatttgagcccaggcttgctacgctgcctcccagacatgccatgctgcccccccacatatgccacgctgcctaccacagcactccacgctgcctcccacatataccactccacgctgcctcccacatctgccactccacgctgcctcccacatctgccacgccacgctgcctcccacatctgccactccactctaccccccacatgccactgtgcctgatacgccttataccccctgaaacaccactccatcctccccagacatgccaccctgccctccccacatatgccacgccacgctgcctcccacatctgccactccacgctgcctcccacatctgcaactgtgcctgatacgccttatatccccgataccccactccatcctccccagacatgccaccctgcctcccagacatgccacttctctacccccagatatgccactctacccccagatatgccttatacaccctgatacaccactccgtcctccccagacatgccacactgccctccccacatatgccttatatactgtatatgccttatacccccagatatgtcacttcactgcccccaggatttagattcccctaaattaaccctaaactccccattaaccataactgcccctaaattaaccctaaagaccccatcaaccacagcatcccctaaattaactctaaacacaccattaaccacaactgcctcaaattaaccccaaacaccccattaaccacagctgctcctaaattaaccctaaacaccctattaacataactgcccctaaattaaccctaaacaccccactaaccataactgcccctaaattaacccccacctcccctaactttcagtagcccaaatatatacacacacatacacatatatatatgtacatatacttacagttagatgagtgtcacagccatgtggttctggcctggagaaggaaggggcggggccagttgtcacagtgattacagggagggggagtaagtaggagctgctgctgtgagacggtgagtcagactaaacggattatataatgagggggatttttcagagcgtttgctctgaaaaaaccctcattttataatcgataataatcgattcaactaatcgataatgaaattcgttgccaacgaatttcattatcgattattatcgattttatcgattagttgttgcagccctagttatattgcttaccatggaCTGCATTGCATTTTAACCGACAGTCTCTCATGCAATATGTGAGGTAAGTGGGGTGCTTCCCCTAAGGTTTGGTTAACACCTGAAAACATATAACAGGGCGAGGAATATTTGCAGCTAGATATACAATAAGTCACAGCCGTCCTCCCATGTTGTGGGTGGTTCGTATGATGTTACATATTTGGCACAAAACATGATtaataagtaccgtatttatcagcgtataacacgcactttttaaaactaaatacgaagctgaaaccctacctgcgtgttatacgccgataaatcctagagctgcacgatttgcagcgacgtctccctcacttccggtcctggggagggtgcgtgttatacgccggtgcgtgttatacgccggcaagtacggtatgtatatatatatgtatatatatatatatatatatatatatatatatatatatatatatatatgatatagtgtgtgtgtgtatattttatatttgctttgcatcatatataaaaaagagtTCCCTTATTACTATAGTGAGCAAATGtattatgtcagtgtgtgtgaaaTGCCCAAGATTCTTTTTTGGGAGTGGGGGAGTTTGCCAAATTAATTTTTAACAGAGCTTTTAATGTAGTCATTTGCTAGTGAATTGATGGTCAGACCTTTAATGGTTTTGAGTTTAACAAATGTTGCAAAATTCCATAATCTGTTTGTTTTAGAATATGGAAACAGGGATGGGGTAGGTAGAGGGAGAAGCACAAATTAACTGCATAACTggtctgaaaatatttttctctcccccccccccaacaggtTTGTGTATTAGACCTACGAAAATAGCGCTACTGGTTGGAAGCCATGGACCGACTATGAATGTGTACATAGCCAAAATGACTGTCCCTGACCCATGTACTGCTATAGTCCCACTTAACCATGGCCAGTCCACTACAGCCAAACCGAAATTTAACCTGTACATGACTCTTTAAAATTGAAAATCCCTGCAAAAATGTTGCACCTCCAAAGAGGACAATGGTCTAATGTCATGTTTGGTGACTATCTGTGCACTGGAATCTGCTTTTCCCAAACAAGATCtgtacagaaagagaagaggtTTGGACATGCACGCACAGAGAACATAAATGTACCAAATTTGGAAGATGATAAATAACACAATCAACATTTTTACTTTCATCCCAAATTCCAGCCTTCatagtggtgttttttttttgtttgttttttttttttttcttcccctccCTTGTACCCAGCCTTCCTTTAGAGCATATGGGCTATTTACCCAAGCAATAGTTTGTTCTTGGctttaaaaacttattttttttttgtgcgcaGGTGTGGGGATCATTCTAATGGCCACAAAAAAATGACACCTCACTCTCCCTATGCTAGTcaccttatcttttttttatttgcatacaaTAATTCAATCTttgaacaggaaaaaaacacaatggacCTGATGCACAGAGTTGTGTATCCCAAACTCTGCTTCTTCTAGCTGTTTAACGGCACATTGAGttcaagaaaaataacaaatctAGCTAAActgctgtttcatttttttttatttttttttttataatggtgACATGGCTGAATGCTTATTTGGGACATAACTCTGCCAAACCTGAAGGGCACAAAATAAAGATCAGATAGCAGACACTAATGtgtctttgtttctttttagaaCATAAAACAGTTATGTTTTACTTGTGCACTATTGTGATAGGAGCAAAATAccctttaattcttttttttatatatatagatgacaCAAATACCTGCATTATCCGTAAAACTATATTATGGATAAGGTCCCCGTTCTATAGTAGCTCACAATGTAACCAAATTACAGTGTTAAAGGTCCTCCTTTTGGTAATCTCATAGTGAGAGGATGTCCCAAATGCCCTTGTATTCATTAATATAGAATAAGACTATGCTGTTCACCATTACAGTTAAACCATTGCTACAGAATTTCAGACTTACAACCAAGTTTCATTTTAATCTGTTCTTTTAGGCTCTTAATACGTGTACTTATACAGGCAGCACAATTTCTTTGTAAGGTATGCTGAGTTTTCGGCaatactttctttttctcttttaactGTTCTAGTTTTATGCTGCTATTCAAATCTGTAACAATGCCTTTTTGTCCTTGAAGTTTTATACATAtctttggaaataaaaacaaccagTTCCTTCTCATCCTTGTGATTCAAGCTGCATAGTGCTTCTGTTCCCCTGTGATATGCAATGGACGTCTTCTCAGAACTGCTGCTTTTAGTCAGAAAATCAGTCAAGCATGGTGATTATTACCAAATTCTATATAACGAGTCGCCAAGAAATTGCATCTCCCCTAATACTTATGTCCCCTAATGTCATTTACAGTAGGATtagctttttcctttttatgaCCAATATTAGGAAGTATTTTCTGAACTGTTTTTAACAATCAGCACATCACATGCCAAACTGTCAAGCGTTTCTGGGAATTATATTATTTCAATCTGCACGTCACAGTGCTTTCATGTAGGACTCACTAAGCCTAATTTGCTTTatttgagaaaagaaaaaaaatagttaaaatactttATCCACAGTTTGTGTATTAAGCCTGTTGGTTGTTCTAAAGATCCAAGTTTCAGAAAAACAAGGGAGTGGGGCTGTACCGATATTGTGACTATTACAAGATTACTGATATATACACCTGAAAGGTAGACCAGGGATTCTCAGCAATAGGTCTCAAGTGGTACCAATTGAGAATGTCTTTTAGCATCTTCTCTGCTAAGCACAGGTTGATCTGTCAAGCCTCACTTTAAGGCTTGTGCACATTTGGGGAGAGGCAGGAAGGTTGCACCATTGGTGGTACCCAAGGGCTGAGGTTAAACCTGGCTATAGACTACAAGGAGAATTTGGGATCACTAGCCTGTACCTAATACCAATGATCTCTACACCCTAAATTGTCAGAGCTCAAAATGTAAACCTATATCTCAAGTTGGGTTCTTCTTAAGAATAAAATCTCTAGTAAAATATTGGCTTTTTCATTCTTAGGAGAAACATGATAAAACTGGTATCCTGTTACTTATATGTGACCAAAGCTCGTTTTGCATGGATGTAGGTCATCTCTTTTAAGTGCTACGTATTGCGGTTCCAGCGTGCCTTGGACATACATTATGCTCCATCGGGCACCCGTTGTTAATGGCTGGGGCAGTCATAATTCTATTATTCTCCCTTGCTCGACGCAAAGTAAATATTTGTGCAAATATTAGTTTTGGGCTATTTCctctttatagaaaaaaatagcattttacaATTAAAGGGGTAGAGATTACAACATAAAATTGTAGAAGTTATTTAAATCACACATTTGGCATTTCAATATACAATAGATTTCAGCTACTACAGTAAGCTTTATGTTCCTTGTAATATGCTCACCAAGCACacatagtattttttatataaataaaagtaatatgcagcttaaataaaaatgcagctgTGACTTCAAtttgtatctgtttttttttctttttcttgctgtGTAACCCAAATTGGAAAATGGTTTCAAGGGCATTCTGACATTGGCAAACCCTTAATTCCCAGATTATACATGGATCTCCTATCATCCCTATTGTGGCAAACCTTTATAATCTAAAATATCCACCATGGCCcagtaaacattttttccatgtgtttttGTTACCAATGTTTAGAACAGTTTATGTAATAAAACTTTAAGTAAACAAAAAGCGGATTGTTCAGAATACCTGCAGGTTCGCTTTGACTAGAAAAGTTTGTCTCTGGCTGATGTCGGTGGAAAAGATATATCTGTGTGCAGTAATAAAGAAACACGCTCCCTGGAATAGACACAAGTGTTTCAAACATAAGTGCtgaaatatatttgttgtttCAATCTCTGTTTGGCATACCTTATTACAAATGgagtgataatttttttttttttttttgtattttaaaataggctgtttttatatatttacacgcCAGACGTGAAACAACGGTTCAATTCAATGTCGTAtaaaaagagaattaaaaaaaaaaatatttaaaatgtaaaaaaaaaatgtctgctgatacatataaaaaaatattgctttttccTTAGTTTGGCCCTTCCACTGTTCCAAATAGGGaaaaatttaccttttttttaatttgtagaattttttttttttttgtttttttatttagcttgtCATGCAATGGTGCTTTTAATTTGCCAGTATTTTCAGAAAAGCAAATACGACTTcatgtattaataaatacacatggtaataaaacacacaatatgtttCTGTACAACTACCACTGGATACGAAGCTAACGTTAATTGGACTAAGGTATGCATTTGTTGTCATTGAGACGCTGCAAAGTATTGGTGAAGGTAAAGGTCATTTCACCATTATTATTGTAATCTTTAAATTTGCTTGTTTTGAAATATACAATTCCTTTAAGTCTAATTCTGTGAGCCTATCTACAGCACTGGAGTCACTTGCATTATTTCTTCTGTTCAATTATATAACCAATGTTGTAAAAACATGAACCAGCCCACAActgtttttgtaaatgttaaatacttttattgtgtttttttttttttcttttcatgatACCTTGTCTAACAAATGACTTATTGGTGTTCTGTACTGTCCTGGACCATGCTAATTACACTTTATGATGTACTTTTGGTTCTGCATCATAATTTGTTGCAATTCCGCCCCACCCTTTTTATCCTTGTTTTGACACGTTTTTCTGTTGCATTTACCCATTGCATTGTATTGCTCTGACGACTGTAATTTGAATCAGATCTGAAAGAGGtccagaataaaatatattttgatatgAAGTTGTGTATTTTAATTAAGAGGAATAATCTGTTTTAATATTGGGTTCCTCCAAATTGCAGAATGCTTGCCTTAAAGGTCCTTTTCTACTTTTACTCAACCATGTTAAATTGGTAGCCAGGAAAAATAAGCTTTAGTATATGTTACTctgaatgttaaaataaatgtgtgtaacGTGTGCTTATTTTAgtttatgaaatacattttatggattATTTATGGCAGGTCCCATTTTTTTCAGTCTGCAATTCGCTGGCCAGAGCGGAGCGACCATATAATGTGATGATGCCCCACACTCATTTTGGTTACCTACTGTTGTTCACTCTATAAAGGTTGCAGGTTCTCTAGCAATTCTCcctaatttacatttccagcatGCCCTTTTTCTTTTTGACCCTAGCAGCACCCATCCCTGTTttcaattattataatttgttttatatagcaccatcaaattctgtagcgctgtacaatgggtagacagaacaTAAGTAGTATGTGACATTATTggcttacagagacaacaggtgaggagggccctgctcaaacaagcttacaattgcTTCATTTACATGGTGAGCTCAATGAGTCTTAACTTGCCTTATTAATCGTGTTAATGAAGGGCTTTAAATTGCAGGAGAGTCTCGTTAGGTTGAAAGATGCAGTCTCACCGATTCAACTCGTATGTACATATTGGTTATTTCAGCAGCATCCCAAAATAGGGATTTTGTATTGGCATAGTAAATGTCAAAGCCAAATTAACCATtttcattggtttttttttcgcCCATGTAAAACCCACCTTACAATCTGTTTTTGTAAACCTATGTAATTTTCTGGAGAGACACGGATTTAAAGAATCTGAGATCTGTGCTAAAAGTGGGCTAAATTAACCTATCTTTAGGTTCTTTTTCATCACCAATCCTTACAAAGGCTCTCTGAACCAATGAACAATAATCAGCAACTTACCAATAGGGAAGGGATAACATACTGTGGAGAAATAATCACGCAGATCCTTGAAACAGGAAGATACCTTTTTCCTTGAGAAAGACACAGGGTAGGTTTTTGATACATATACAATCCAGATCCATAAACATTTAGACAATGACACAATTTATCCCCTACacccatgggcgtaggaacccctaaaaatctgggggggatagcattttttctggtagggtatacctgaccatttcaccaacagggactttatgacatcacattataaatacatagacattaatatgaagttggtccccctttgcctctataacggctttcactcatctgggaacgatttccacaagattttggagagtttctgtggggaatttttgcagccatgcctttatgggccttgttttgtacactggggcagtcatgatggaatagaaaaggaccttccccaaaaccgttcccacaaagttagaagcatagtgctgtccaaaaaggtatatcacctacagctcataaaacgttctactggatgaatgggagaaaattcccacagaaacagaaaaatcttacaaccacagatggaccccactggacacggccacagagactactatgatgtattgaaggatccatctaagactcctaacacgtcatgcacacaggaacatatccacacacttaaacacttgaataacatacacacgcacacaataatacaccccaaaacattcccaccctaatatacctagacacatgcccaccataacacacctggaaacatactatcatacccataaaaacagatgtgcacaataacaaacccacaaacatacgctatcacacccagacacgcaaacacatccttcacttactctgcctacccctagattaacacgtggcgctttgtattagtgatgccctagaccaagtagcaccccgaaatattctcttgtgtccgaatgctgtgacatacagtgacacacatactcattttaaccagaaataggcctggatttaaccctaggtgcccctgagttaaacatgtgttacagggaatcataatcttccctttaagtacgacatgcctgctcatacacacatatacactatccatacacacatatacactatccatacacacatatacactatccatacacacatatacactatccatacacacatatgcactatccatacacacatatgcactgcccttacgcatgcctgcccacaaaaacacacacatacactgcaattgcctgcacatacacacttgccagtactcacacatatgcactacccttatacacgcctgcccaaacatacataaactgctcacactgcctttgcacatacttacacagacgtatacactataagacaaatacactccttatatacacacacatatacactgcccatacagacgtacacatatacactgcccatacacacgtacacatatacactgcccatacacacgtacacatatacactgcccatacacacgtacacatatacactgcccatacacacacatacacatatacactgcccatacacacgtacactgcccatacacatatacactgcccacacacacgtacacatatacactgcccatacacatatacactgcccatacacatatacactgcccatacacacgtacacatatacactgcccatacacatatacactgtccacacacacgtacacatatacactgcccatacacatatacactgtccacacacacgtacacatatacactgcccatacacacgtacacata contains:
- the TBL1XR1 gene encoding F-box-like/WD repeat-containing protein TBL1XR1 — its product is MSISSDEVNFLVYRYLQESGFSHSAFTFGIESHISQSNINGALVPPAALISIIQKGLQYVEAEVSINEDGTLFDGRPIESLSLIDAVMPDVVQTRQQAYRDKLAQQQAAAAAAAAAAAAAAAATTNNQQPSTKNGENAANGEENGGHALANNHTDMMEVDGDVEIPSSKAVVLRGHESEVFICAWNPVSDLLASGSGDSTARIWNLSENSTSGSTQLVLRHCIREGGQDVPSNKDVTSLDWNSEGTLLATGSYDGFARIWTKDGNLASTLGQHKGPIFALKWNKKGNFILSAGVDKTTIIWDAHTGEAKQQFPFHSAPALDVDWQSNNTFASCSTDMCIHVCKLQQDRPIKTFQGHTNEVNAIKWDPTGNLLASCSDDMTLKIWSMKQDTCVHDLQAHNKEIYTIKWSPTGPGTNNPNANLMLASASFDSTVRLWDVDRGICIHTLTKHQEPVYSVAFSPDGRYLASGSFDKCVHIWNTQTGALVHSYRGTGGIFEVCWNAAGDKVGASASDGSVCVLDLRK